A stretch of Lathyrus oleraceus cultivar Zhongwan6 chromosome 6, CAAS_Psat_ZW6_1.0, whole genome shotgun sequence DNA encodes these proteins:
- the LOC127097955 gene encoding uncharacterized protein LOC127097955, which yields MGNYVSCTLAPPLMRNAKATRVILPTGEVKQFREIMKAAELMLENPNYFLVNSRSLRISTRFSPLVADEELELGSVYIFFPMRRLNSVVTGADMAVLFLAANSAAKRLRAGKTRVQPDESSRGGVNNDENDSVPRLSLEGVESGFSYRLSYCRSKKPILDTINEEPITSR from the coding sequence ATGGGAAATTACGTTTCATGCACCTTAGCTCCACCATTGATGAGGAACGCCAAAGCTACAAGAGTAATCCTTCCAACCGGAGAAGTCAAGCAATTCAGAGAAATCATGAAAGCCGCGGAGCTTATGTTAGAGAATCCAAACTATTTCTTAGTCAATTCTCGTTCTCTTCGCATTTCTACAAGATTCTCTCCTCTTGTTGCAGACGAAGAGCTGGAACTCGGAAGTGTTTACATATTTTTTCCAATGAGAAGACTCAACTCTGTCGTTACGGGGGCTGACATGGCGGTGCTCTTTCTGGCGGCAAATTCTGCTGCGAAACGGTTACGTGCCGGAAAGACACGTGTCCAACCGGACGAGAGTTCGCGTGGTGGTGTTAATAATGATGAAAACGACAGCGTTCCGAGATTGAGTTTAGAAGGAGTGGAGTCAGGATTTAGCTATAGATTAAGTTATTGTAGATCAAAGAAACCTATTCTGGACACTATCAATGAAGAACCAATTACCTCAAGATGA
- the LOC127097957 gene encoding uncharacterized protein LOC127097957 — translation MGNYVSCTLAPPLMRNAKATRVILPTGEVKQFREIMKAAELMLENPNYFLVNSRSLRISTRFSPLVADEELEFGSVYIFFPMRRLNSVVTGADMAVLFLAANSAAKRLRAGKTRVQPDESSRGGVNNDENDCVPRLSLEGVESGFSYRLSYCRSKKPILDTINEEPITSR, via the coding sequence ATGGGAAATTACGTTTCATGCACTTTAGCACCACCATTGATGAGGAACGCCAAAGCTACAAGAGTAATCCTTCCAACCGGAGAAGTCAAGCAATTTAGAGAAATCATGAAAGCTGCGGAGCTTATGTTAGAGAATCCAAACTATTTCTTAGTCAATTCTCGTTCTCTTCGCATTTCTACAAGATTCTCTCCTCTTGTTGCAGACGAAGAACTGGAATTCGGAAGTGTTTATATATTCTTTCCAATGAGAAGACTCAACTCTGTCGTTACGGGGGCTGACATGGCGGTGCTCTTTCTGGCGGCAAATTCTGCTGCGAAACGGTTACGTGCCGGAAAGACACGTGTCCAACCGGACGAGAGTTCGCGTGGTGGTGTTAATAATGATGAAAACGACTGTGTTCCGAGATTGAGTTTAGAAGGAGTAGAGTCAGGATTTAGTTATAGATTAAGTTATTGTAGATCAAAGAAACCTATTCTGGACACTATCAATGAAGAACCAATTACCTCAAGATGA
- the LOC127097956 gene encoding uncharacterized protein LOC127097956 — MGNYISCTIAPPLMRNAKATRVILPTGEVKQFREIMKAAELMLENPNYFLVNSSSLHISTRFSPLAADEELEFGNVYIFFPMRRLNSVVTGADMAVLFLAANSAAKRLRAGKTRVQPDESSGGGVENDENDSVPRLSLEGVDSGFSYRLSYCRSKKPILDTINEEPITSR; from the coding sequence ATGGGAAATTACATTTCATGCACAATAGCACCACCATTGATGAGGAACGCCAAAGCTACCAGAGTAATCCTTCCAACTGGAGAAGTGAAGCAATTTAGAGAAATCATGAAAGCTGCAGAGCTTATGTTAGAGAATCCAAACTATTTCTTAGTCAATTCTAGTTCTCTTCACATTTCTACCAGATTCTCTCCTCTCGCCGCAGACGAAGAATTGGAATTCGGAAATGTTTACATATTTTTTCCTATGAGAAGACTCAACTCTGTCGTTACGGGGGCTGACATGGCGGTGCTCTTTTTGGCGGCGAATTCTGCTGCGAAACGGCTACGTGCCGGAAAGACACGTGTCCAACCGGATGAGAGTTCGGGTGGTGGTGTTGAGAATGATGAAAACGACAGTGTTCCGAGGTTGAGTTTGGAAGGAGTGGATTCCGGATTTAGTTATAGATTAAGTTATTGCAGATCCAAGAAACCTATTTTGGACACTATCAATGAAGAACCAATTACCTCAAGATGA